A genomic stretch from Plasmodium brasilianum strain Bolivian I chromosome 9, whole genome shotgun sequence includes:
- a CDS encoding alpha/beta hydrolase — translation MRKLFFNLNKSVKVVNSNLYDELSSINKVQKEKLEKRACSAFSNNNTARGNKLFCSFAISRDGKEIDHTVEGISFTIHDNSSIYKEGTSHVPIVLIHGCYGSKKNFFFFSKMLKSNKIISLDLRNHGNSKHTDTMKYEDMEIDILNILQRLKIRKCCLVGFSLGGKLSMYCALKNSTLFSHLVIMDILPFNYNNSNNIIQVKLPYNVTQMTTILYDIKMNKKPKNKNEFLYYLKEMVPTISDTFAQFLCMSLSDNKDKNKLTWKINVQTIYNELSHLMSFPLCSDKYTYTNPCSFIIGKKSDLAFTIPQYDHIINSFFPSSQHFILEHSSHTVYIDEAQQCADIINNTLCL, via the coding sequence ATGAGgaaattgttttttaatttaaataaaagtgtAAAGGTAGTAAATAGCAATTTATATGACGAGTTAAGTAGTATTAATAAAGttcaaaaggaaaaattggAAAAGAGAGCATGTAGCGcatttagtaataataacacagCAAGaggaaataaattattttgctCCTTTGCAATAAGTAGAGATGGAAAAGAGATTGATCATACAGTTGAGGGTATATCATTTACTATTCATGATAACAGTAGTATTTATAAAGAAGGGACAAGTCATGTGCCCATTGTGTTAATTCATGGGTGTTATGGAAGTAAGaaaaatttcttcttttttagtAAGATGctaaaatcaaataaaataataagttTAGATTTACGAAATCATGGTAATTCTAAACATACAGATACAATGAAATATGAGGATATGGAAATAGatattctaaatattttacaacgacttaaaataagaaaatgttGTTTAGTTGGTTTTAGTTTAGGTGGAAAATTATCTATGTATTGTGCTCTTAAGAATAGTACTTTATTTTCTCATTTAGTAATAATGGATATATTAccttttaattataacaatagtaataatataatacaagtAAAATTACCATATAATGTTACACAAATGACTACTATTCtgtatgatataaaaatgaataaaaaacccaaaaataagaatgaatttttatattatttaaaagaaatggTACCAACTATTTCAGACACTTTCGCtcaatttttatgtatgtcATTAAGTGATAATAaagacaaaaataaattaacatggaaaataaatgtacaaactatatataatgaattatcACATCTTATGTCTTTCCCTCTTTGTTcagataaatatacatatactaaTCCTTGTAGTTTTATTATAGGAAAGAAATCAGACTTAGCTTTTACAATACCCCAATATGACcatattataaattcttttttcccttcttctcagcattttattttagaaCATTCTTCACATACAGTATATATAGATGAAGCCCAGCAGTGTGCCGATATCATTAACAATACTTTATGCTTATAA